TGCCAATCATCGCTTTCTATCAGCGTCGCTTAAGGCGACAGGATGCCATTGTCTATTCCTCGGTTGCTTTGTTTGGTGAGCATGTAAAAACATGGCGTCAGTATTTATTGTTTATTCCGCCACTTTGCCTCCATCTCGCCTTAATCTGTTTGATCGCCTGTCTGGCTCGTCCGCAAATTGAATCGACTGGAACCAGGCAGGACCGCGAGGGGATTGCAATTCAGATGTTAGTGGATGTTTCGAGCAGCATGGATATGGATATCCAGACGCCTGACGGACCCATGACCCGAATGGAGGTTGCAAAAAAAGTGATGGAGCAATTTGTCATTGGTGATGGTGACTCCCTGAGCGGCAGGCCGGACGATACCATCGGCGTAGTTTCCTTTGCTCGATATTCCGACAGCATCTGCCCTATGACGCTCGGGCACGATGCCTTGGTTCATATTATCCGGGAGTTGACGATCAATGATCGCCCGAACGAGGACGGGACCGCTTATGGTGATGCAACGGCACTTGCTGCAGCTCAACTCAAACAGCAAGACCGCGAAGATGGCGCGATG
This genomic stretch from Oceaniferula marina harbors:
- a CDS encoding vWA domain-containing protein; translation: MNWQNSEWWFPTAFSSPQWFWLLLLLPIIAFYQRRLRRQDAIVYSSVALFGEHVKTWRQYLLFIPPLCLHLALICLIACLARPQIESTGTRQDREGIAIQMLVDVSSSMDMDIQTPDGPMTRMEVAKKVMEQFVIGDGDSLSGRPDDTIGVVSFARYSDSICPMTLGHDALVHIIRELTINDRPNEDGTAYGDATALAAAQLKQQDREDGAMKSKVILLLTDGENNCGTQMPLQAASMAKEWGIRIYTISLQETAKPKMIQTDAGKFFRPDTRSESDRVLEKMASSTGGVFRTAHDMDSLQSVYKEINTLEKTKLEEVDYIEYDEAFTFYALSALLLLLVRYALSSTILRISP